A single genomic interval of Zingiber officinale cultivar Zhangliang chromosome 4A, Zo_v1.1, whole genome shotgun sequence harbors:
- the LOC121971575 gene encoding probable xyloglucan endotransglucosylase/hydrolase protein 23: MSSSAAAAAAAAVRVALVVVFLMATMAAGGSFLEDFDVTWGDSRAKILENGQLLTLALDRTSGSGFQSKHEYLFGKIDMQIKLVPGNSAGTVTAYYLSSLGATHDEIDFEFLGNLSGEPYTLHTNVYTQGKGDREMQFRLWFDPTKDFHTYSIIWNPKHVIFTVDGTPIRDFKNLESRGIAFPRSQPMRVYSSLWNADDWATRGGLVKTDWSKAPFVAAYRGFRAEACGGGRPCEASKSKGGWWNQELDLTSQGRMQWVQRKFMIYHYCHDAKRFPQGLPPECSIP; encoded by the exons ATGTCTTcctctgctgctgctgctgctgctgctgcagtGAGAGTGGCCCTGGTGGTGGTGTTTCTAATGGCGACGATGGCCGCCGGCGGTAGCTTCTTGGAGGACTTCGATGTCACCTGGGGCGACAGCCGCGCTAAGATTCTGGAAAACGGCCAGCTCCTTACCCTCGCCCTCGACCGCACCTCCGGTTCCGGCTTCCAGTCCAAGCACGAGTACCTCTTCGGCAAGATCGACATGCAGATCAAGCTCGTTCCTGGCAACTCCGCCGGCACTGTCACTGCCTACTAc TTGTCGTCGTTGGGAGCTACTCACGACGAGATCGACTTCGAGTTCCTCGGAAACCTCAGCGGCGAGCCCTACACTCTGCACACGAACGTGTACACGCAGGGGAAGGGCGACAGGGAGATGCAGTTCCGCCTCTGGTTCGATCCCACCAAGGATTTCCACACCTACTCCATCATCTGGAACCCGAAACACGTCAT TTTTACGGTGGACGGGACGCCGATCAGGGACTTCAAGAACCTGGAGTCGCGTGGCATCGCGTTCCCGCGCAGTCAGCCGATGCGGGTCTACTCGAGCCTGTGGAACGCCGACGACTGGGCCACCCGCGGCGGGCTGGTGAAGACGGACTGGAGCAAGGCGCCGTTCGTGGCGGCGTACAGGGGTTTCAGAGCCGAGGCGTGCGGCGGCGGCCGGCCGTGCGAGGCGAGCAAGAGCAAGGGCGGGTGGTGGAACCAGGAGCTGGACCTGACGAGCCAGGGGCGGATGCAGTGGGTACAGAGGAAATTCATGATCTACCACTATTGCCACGACGCCAAGCGCTTCCCTCAGGGCCTGCCGCCGGAATGCTCCATCCCCTGA